A stretch of Candidatus Thorarchaeota archaeon DNA encodes these proteins:
- a CDS encoding MFS transporter, with product MKTETIQIMAGAAVLSAFTYVPILARDYLGANEFYVTLLVSSYAAAMFLSSYIFGRAGDIYGRRIVLRIGLLLSTLSFAFLLIASSPESLFIIRVLNGFCIGIYPGALAAYAHESKMAMGRFATFGALGWGIGTALAGLAAGFNIYYAFGLSSLFYMMAFAASMKLPPIEHTEMDVPLLPMKTLKQNLPVYLAILIRHSSASAVWTLWPLLLSDLGANFFMIGIVQASNSISQVIFMAAITDRIGYEKLVIMGLLASAVTFAWFALVTNIIQMIPAQILLGFSWACLYVGALRYVTDRNQEKSTASGLLQSMMSISGVIGPIIATILYFVWPSYTPILLNAMIMSFVAFVIFTYGARKRNAAKSGYADTGFHF from the coding sequence GTGAAGACCGAGACTATCCAGATTATGGCCGGAGCTGCAGTCCTTTCTGCCTTCACCTATGTTCCGATACTAGCAAGGGATTACCTAGGAGCAAACGAATTCTACGTAACATTATTGGTGAGCTCTTATGCTGCTGCCATGTTTCTCTCAAGCTATATTTTCGGACGAGCAGGCGATATTTATGGACGTAGAATCGTTCTGAGAATTGGTTTACTGCTTTCTACTTTGAGCTTTGCTTTCCTTCTCATAGCCTCATCGCCAGAGTCGCTTTTCATCATCAGAGTGCTGAACGGCTTCTGTATTGGCATATATCCAGGAGCACTAGCAGCCTATGCTCACGAATCTAAGATGGCAATGGGAAGATTCGCTACCTTTGGTGCGCTCGGATGGGGGATTGGAACCGCGCTAGCCGGACTGGCTGCAGGCTTCAACATCTATTATGCGTTTGGCCTTTCCAGTCTTTTCTACATGATGGCATTTGCCGCCTCAATGAAGCTGCCTCCAATAGAGCATACTGAGATGGATGTTCCTTTGCTGCCAATGAAAACACTGAAGCAGAATCTCCCGGTCTATCTTGCAATTCTTATTCGTCACAGCAGTGCTTCCGCTGTATGGACCCTATGGCCTCTTCTTCTTAGCGACTTGGGTGCTAACTTCTTCATGATTGGGATTGTTCAAGCCAGCAATTCGATTAGTCAGGTAATTTTCATGGCCGCCATTACGGACCGTATAGGATATGAGAAGCTAGTTATAATGGGGCTTCTGGCGTCTGCCGTAACCTTTGCTTGGTTTGCCTTGGTAACCAATATCATTCAGATGATTCCTGCTCAGATTCTACTTGGATTCTCCTGGGCATGTCTGTATGTTGGGGCTCTTCGATATGTCACTGATCGGAACCAAGAGAAAAGTACAGCTTCAGGACTGCTTCAGTCAATGATGTCTATCTCAGGCGTCATAGGTCCCATTATAGCAACGATTCTCTATTTTGTCTGGCCAAGCTATACCCCTATACTGCTCAATGCTATGATAATGTCATTCGTGGCATTTGTCATATTCACGTATGGAGCTAGAAAACGGAATGCCGCTAAGAGCGGCTACGCGGATACTGGCTTCCACTTCTAA